A section of the Cryptomeria japonica unplaced genomic scaffold, Sugi_1.0 HiC_scaffold_223, whole genome shotgun sequence genome encodes:
- the LOC131868890 gene encoding germin-like protein 8-2 has product MANRMIYFTLGLFLLICCYSDRVMAGDPDPLQDFCVADEESNVLVNGFVCKDPMQVSANDFFFRGLGQAGNTDNDVGSNVTMANVKQIPGLNTFGISLVRIDYAQNVGHENAVAIAGLSSQFPGVQTIANSLFAANPPLPDSVLSKAFRITQELGYWRPLVPFIASVLDISMSSSYSKD; this is encoded by the exons ATGGCTAACCGCATGATTTACTTCACGTTGGGACTTTTTCTGTTGATATGCTGTTACAGCGACAGGGTCATGGCAGGGGATCCGGATCCCTTGCAAGATTTCTGCGTTGCAGATGAGGAAAGCAACG TTTTGGTGAACGGGTTCGTTTGCAAAGACCCAATGCAAGTTTCAGCAAACGATTTCTTCTTCCGGGGACTTGGGCAGGCAGGGAACACCGACAATGATGTGGGCTCCAACGTAACGATGGCGAACGTTAAACAGATACCAGGCCTCAATACGTTTGGAATATCGTTGGTCCGCATCGACTACGCA cagaatgtggggCATGAAAATGCAGTGGCCATAGCTGGATTGAGCAGCCAGTTTCCCGGAGTTCAGACAATCGCCAATTCTCTGTTTGCGGCGAATCCCCCTCTCCCCGATTCCGTTTTGAGCAAGGCCTTCCGCATCACCCAGGAACTG GGTTATTGGCGTCCTCTTGTGCCATTCATAGCATCTGTTTTGGACATCAGCATGTCCTCATCATATTCCAAAGATTGA